CCAGGACGGGGCCTAGAAATTCGTTTCCATGCTCGACGGGGTCTTATTCAGCACGGTTGCCGCGGCGCGGGAGAGGGCCGCGTCTTGATCGTGGTCGAGGGCGTAGATGCGGAATTGCACGAGGCGGGTGGGGAGCAGATCCAAAAACTCTTCCAGCGGTTCAGTTGAGACACCTTTCGTGCCGGGATCGAAGACGAGCAGGGGGATGCCGCGCGTATCCTTGGGATCCGGGCGCGGATCGAGCGGGGCCATGTCGACGCGAAACGGCAATGTCTGCAATTTTGCCGGCAACGCCTTCTGAATCTGCTGCTGGAATTGCTGGTGGCTGGGGAAATCCATGCCTCGCTCGATGCCCTTCTCCTTGAGCACCGTGCTGTAGGCCATTTTCCACTTCACGTCGCGCCCCAGGATATGCGCCCACTCCTGATGTAAACGACGCAGGCTGCTTTGGCCGGCTTTCTTCCATCGTCTGACGTCCTCCAACAATGACCAGTCGGTCAAGGTCAGATATTCATCCATGTGCTTGGCCGGGTTGGACGGGAACAACAGTTTCATCGTGTCCCCGAAAATGTCGCGCAGATGAATGTCGATGGCGCGGGTCGTGCGGTGATAATACACGTTCGAGTACAGATACATTCTGGTGTTCAAAAACATCTGCAGGGCCGGCAGCCCCGTCTTATGAATCGTGAAGCCCTTGTCGGTGACGATGGTGTAGTGAATCAAGCGGGTCAGGTCCACCGGCCCCACCGCGACGCCGCACATGTAGGCGTCGCGCAGCACGTAATCGAGATTGTCGGCTGTGTAGCTGCCTGAAATGACCGGCTGGAGCATATTGATCCAGCGCGGAATGCGGGAGTTATCTTTGCCTTTCTCCTTCAGGATCACATGCGCAATGTGATCCGGATTCAACTCTTCTCCGCGATCGAACGGGCCCGACGGACTACGGCGGATTTTTTTGATGAGGGGGCCCAGGTGCTCGCGCACAATGATCTGGCCGAGCTTTTCATGCGTGAGACCGAAACCATGCAAAAAGTTGTCGTCGAAGAAATGGCAGAACGGACCATGTCCGATGTCATGCACCAGCGCCGTAATGCGGAGGAATTCCTCGACGAAGGCCGCCGAGGGAACGTCGGGGACCGCCTTCTTCAAGAAGGGATAGAGATGGCGCGCAAAGCGGCCTGCCACATGCATCGTCCCGAGTGAATGCACGAATCGCGTATGTTCCGCCGAGGGGTAGACCCAGCGCGCGCTTTGGAGCTGGTAAATGTAGCGCAGTCGCTGCACCCATGGAGAATCGATCAGATCTTTTTCCGTGCGTTCCGAGGGATCCGGCGTCGCGTACGGTACCGTGAACGACACATATTCGTGAATCGGATCGGCAATGAGAGCTGATCCGTCGTAGGGTGCGGGGGGATGTGCAGTTGGTAGCTTCATGGGGTCTACTGAGGAGTGATCTTAGCGCAGGCCTGACGAAGGGGGCAACGGTTGATGACCGTCCGCCGGGTTTGTGCTCCGGTGTTTGGAGAGCAAGAGATAGGCGAGCGGATAGGCCAACAGGCCGCCCGCAATACTCAGGACCATCCCGCCGACGAAGAACGGCCAGGCGTAAGGCATGACCT
This is a stretch of genomic DNA from Nitrospira sp.. It encodes these proteins:
- a CDS encoding HD domain-containing protein, with amino-acid sequence MKLPTAHPPAPYDGSALIADPIHEYVSFTVPYATPDPSERTEKDLIDSPWVQRLRYIYQLQSARWVYPSAEHTRFVHSLGTMHVAGRFARHLYPFLKKAVPDVPSAAFVEEFLRITALVHDIGHGPFCHFFDDNFLHGFGLTHEKLGQIIVREHLGPLIKKIRRSPSGPFDRGEELNPDHIAHVILKEKGKDNSRIPRWINMLQPVISGSYTADNLDYVLRDAYMCGVAVGPVDLTRLIHYTIVTDKGFTIHKTGLPALQMFLNTRMYLYSNVYYHRTTRAIDIHLRDIFGDTMKLLFPSNPAKHMDEYLTLTDWSLLEDVRRWKKAGQSSLRRLHQEWAHILGRDVKWKMAYSTVLKEKGIERGMDFPSHQQFQQQIQKALPAKLQTLPFRVDMAPLDPRPDPKDTRGIPLLVFDPGTKGVSTEPLEEFLDLLPTRLVQFRIYALDHDQDAALSRAAATVLNKTPSSMETNF